The following coding sequences lie in one Komagataeibacter sucrofermentans DSM 15973 genomic window:
- a CDS encoding ATP-binding protein, producing the protein MPHPTSRLRIVRPRRAYSRWAADQTFEDYALRFTARSARMATPMRAARTALGSISFLALEAMGGTLTLAFGFANTATAIALVTAVLFAITLPLCATAARAGLDIDLLTRGTGFGYIGSTITSLLYAIFTFIFFGLEAAILAGTLHGLLGMKLWLAYLLCAVLIIPLVTWGITFIARFQIATQPVWLALNLIPLVVMAALHPELLGQWTHFNAPYGTPGRIDPLAVGTGASLMIVLVCQSAEQIDFLRFLPEPTRCNRRQWWAALVLGGPGWIVLDAFKLLAGSFLAWVVLRAGFSPLQAVQPGVMYRFAWGTFTPAPVATALTVALVALAQVKVNITNAYAGSLAWSNFFSRLTHTHPGRVFYVIFNIMIALLLMEAGLVSTIQTGITLYGVLACAWIGAILGDVALCKPLGLSPPFVEFKRALLPDFNIVGLGAWGIAAATGVAAFVGYLGPMTAAYAPFLTLVVAFAAAPVLAWLTGGRTYLARQQPAGWNDRPAMTCVICEHAFEARDMAPCPAYGGTICSLCCSLDGRCRDRCKPVSTRMGSQLATPLRALPPRLRRWLVAPAGRFTLMLAGMTLGMGLLAWATGHAWRSIMVPVFLAGTVGAWLLVMAQEGRRTATRETLHQTRQLMNEIRARRRTDHALKLAREKAEAASLAKTRYISGISHEIRSPLNAIMGYIQLLQHDTRLPPERHQALGIMRESGEHITSILSGLLDISRIEAGRIELHADTIALPAFVESVAQMIRPQAQARGLELIWRPGYLPAVVTCDEHRLRQILLNLLSNAVKFTRQGTVTFSARWQGQIAEFIIEDTGPGIAEEDHARIFEPFERGSASAGVPGTGLGLTITRLLTEILGGELTFTSTPGKGSRFRVRLMLSDRQVELPARLPAFPTGYEGPRRTVLVVDDNAEHRLIMREILEHCGFAFEGAESGAECLDRLPLVQPDLLLLDLSMPGMDGRDLALRIRRSPHAGVPIMFLTGNLVESANRHVPSLEDCPVLGKPVNLSALITQMGQMLGLEWIFPATEADDSRLPAPPDTPATVPEAERVALLALLDGGNLRHLRAHLTTLRDQHPALSSAIEPLLALAASYQLEALRHHLERPTP; encoded by the coding sequence TTGCCGCACCCGACCAGCCGCCTGCGCATCGTGCGCCCCCGCCGGGCCTACAGCCGCTGGGCCGCCGACCAGACATTCGAGGACTACGCCCTGCGCTTTACCGCGCGCAGCGCGCGCATGGCCACGCCGATGCGCGCAGCACGCACGGCGCTGGGCTCCATCTCGTTCCTGGCGCTCGAGGCCATGGGCGGCACGCTCACGCTGGCCTTCGGCTTTGCCAACACGGCCACGGCCATAGCGCTCGTCACGGCTGTCCTCTTCGCCATTACGCTGCCGCTATGCGCAACGGCCGCGCGCGCGGGGCTGGATATCGACCTGCTCACGCGCGGCACCGGCTTTGGCTATATCGGCTCGACCATCACCTCGCTGCTCTATGCCATTTTCACCTTCATCTTCTTCGGGCTCGAGGCGGCGATCCTGGCGGGCACGCTGCACGGGCTGCTGGGCATGAAGCTGTGGCTGGCGTATCTGCTGTGCGCGGTTCTCATCATTCCGCTGGTCACGTGGGGCATCACGTTCATCGCCCGCTTCCAGATTGCGACACAGCCGGTCTGGCTGGCGCTCAACCTCATCCCCCTTGTGGTAATGGCGGCGCTGCACCCCGAACTGCTGGGGCAGTGGACCCATTTCAACGCGCCTTACGGCACGCCGGGGCGCATCGACCCCCTTGCCGTGGGCACCGGCGCCTCGCTCATGATCGTGCTGGTGTGCCAGAGTGCCGAGCAGATCGACTTCCTGCGCTTTCTGCCCGAACCCACGCGTTGCAACCGGCGGCAATGGTGGGCAGCCCTGGTGCTGGGCGGCCCGGGCTGGATCGTGCTCGATGCCTTCAAGCTGCTGGCGGGCTCGTTTCTGGCATGGGTGGTGCTGCGGGCAGGCTTTTCGCCGCTGCAGGCGGTGCAGCCGGGGGTCATGTACCGTTTTGCCTGGGGCACCTTCACCCCTGCCCCGGTGGCAACCGCGCTGACGGTGGCGCTGGTGGCGCTGGCGCAGGTCAAGGTCAACATCACCAACGCCTATGCGGGGTCGCTGGCGTGGTCGAACTTCTTCTCGCGCCTGACCCACACCCATCCGGGCCGGGTGTTCTATGTCATCTTCAATATCATGATCGCGCTTTTGCTGATGGAGGCCGGGCTGGTCAGCACCATCCAGACCGGCATTACGCTGTACGGCGTGCTGGCCTGCGCGTGGATCGGCGCGATACTGGGGGATGTGGCGCTGTGCAAGCCGCTTGGCCTCAGCCCGCCCTTTGTCGAGTTCAAGCGCGCGCTGCTGCCGGACTTCAACATCGTGGGGCTGGGGGCATGGGGTATTGCCGCAGCCACCGGCGTTGCGGCCTTTGTAGGCTATCTGGGCCCGATGACCGCAGCCTATGCGCCTTTCCTGACGCTGGTGGTGGCCTTTGCAGCGGCACCGGTGCTGGCATGGCTGACCGGGGGGCGCACCTATCTGGCCCGCCAGCAGCCCGCGGGCTGGAACGACCGGCCCGCCATGACCTGCGTGATCTGCGAACATGCCTTCGAGGCACGGGACATGGCCCCCTGTCCGGCCTATGGCGGCACGATCTGCTCGCTTTGCTGCTCGCTCGACGGGCGCTGCCGCGACCGCTGCAAGCCGGTCTCGACCCGCATGGGCAGCCAGCTTGCCACCCCGCTCCGCGCCCTGCCGCCCCGCCTGCGCCGCTGGCTTGTAGCGCCTGCGGGGCGGTTCACGCTCATGCTGGCGGGCATGACGCTGGGCATGGGGCTGCTGGCATGGGCCACGGGCCATGCGTGGCGTAGCATCATGGTGCCGGTCTTCCTTGCGGGCACGGTGGGCGCGTGGCTGCTGGTCATGGCGCAGGAGGGGCGGCGCACCGCCACGCGCGAGACCCTGCACCAGACCCGCCAGCTCATGAACGAGATCCGCGCCCGCCGCCGCACCGACCACGCGCTGAAGCTCGCGCGTGAAAAGGCTGAGGCCGCAAGTCTGGCCAAGACCCGCTACATCAGCGGCATCAGCCACGAGATCCGCTCGCCGCTCAATGCCATCATGGGCTATATCCAGTTGCTGCAGCACGATACGCGCCTGCCGCCCGAGCGCCATCAGGCATTGGGCATCATGCGCGAAAGTGGCGAGCACATCACCAGCATCCTGTCCGGCCTGCTTGACATCTCGCGCATCGAGGCCGGGCGGATCGAACTGCATGCCGATACCATCGCCCTGCCCGCCTTTGTGGAATCCGTGGCCCAGATGATCCGCCCACAGGCACAGGCGCGCGGGCTGGAGCTGATATGGCGGCCGGGCTACCTGCCTGCCGTCGTGACCTGCGATGAGCACCGCCTGCGCCAGATCCTGCTCAACCTGCTGTCAAACGCGGTCAAGTTCACCCGGCAGGGCACGGTCACGTTCTCGGCACGCTGGCAGGGGCAGATTGCGGAATTCATCATAGAAGACACCGGCCCCGGCATCGCAGAGGAAGACCATGCCCGCATTTTCGAGCCCTTTGAGCGTGGAAGCGCCAGCGCGGGCGTGCCGGGCACCGGGCTGGGGCTGACCATCACCCGGCTGCTGACCGAGATCCTGGGTGGCGAACTGACCTTTACCAGCACGCCGGGCAAGGGCTCGCGCTTCAGGGTGCGGCTCATGCTGTCTGACCGGCAGGTGGAACTGCCCGCGCGCCTGCCTGCCTTCCCCACCGGGTATGAAGGGCCGCGCCGCACCGTGCTGGTGGTGGATGACAATGCCGAGCACCGCCTGATCATGCGCGAGATCCTTGAACACTGCGGCTTTGCCTTTGAAGGCGCGGAAAGCGGGGCGGAATGTCTCGACCGCCTGCCGCTGGTGCAACCCGACCTGCTGCTGCTCGACCTGTCCATGCCGGGCATGGACGGGCGCGACCTCGCGCTGCGCATCCGCCGCTCACCCCATGCCGGCGTGCCGATCATGTTCCTGACCGGCAATCTGGTGGAAAGCGCCAACCGCCATGTCCCCTCCCTTGAGGACTGCCCCGTGCTGGGCAAGCCGGTAAACCTGTCAGCTCTGATAACCCAGATGGGCCAGATGCTTGGCCTTGAATGGATCTTTCCCGCCACTGAGGCCGATGACAGCAGGCTGCCTGCGCCACCCGATACCCCCGCCACCGTGCCCGAGGCGGAGCGCGTGGCCCTGCTTGCCCTGCTTGATGGCGGCAATCTGCGCCACCTGCGCGCCCACCTGACAACCCTGCGCGACCAGCATCCGGCCCTGAGTAGTGCGATCGAGCCGCTGCTGGCCCTTGCCGCATCCTACCAGCTTGAAGCCCTGCGCCACCACCTGGAGCGACCCACGCCATGA
- the urtA gene encoding urea ABC transporter substrate-binding protein: MPVTLPHLSRRAFGRLALASSAAAVGGMWRAAPARAAAPAGEPIRVGILHSLSGTMAISETTLKDAMLMLIAEQNRKGGLLGRPLEAVVVDPASNWPLFAEKARQLLSVDKASAVFGCWTSVSRKSVLPVFEELNGILFYPVQYEGQECSRNIFYTGAAPNQQAIPAVDYLLSEDGGGAKRFALVGTDYVYPRTTNQILVNYLKAKGIAEADIMVNYTPFGQSDWQTIVSQIKAFGSAGKKTAVVSTINGDANVPFYKELGNQGISATDIPVMAFSVGEEELAGMDTAPLVGQLAAWNYFESIDTPANTAFIKQWHEFTKNPKRTTNDPMEAHYIGFNMWVQAVTKAGTTDHDKVIDAMIGIRQPNLTGGVAEMLPDHHLTKPVYIGEIQDDGQFSVVWKTPALVPGQAWSPWVPETKNLIGDWSKPIACGNYNTATKTCLGHRHA, translated from the coding sequence ATGCCCGTCACACTGCCTCACCTTTCCCGTCGCGCGTTCGGACGTCTTGCCCTTGCCTCCTCGGCGGCTGCTGTGGGGGGTATGTGGCGCGCGGCACCGGCGCGGGCGGCAGCACCCGCGGGCGAGCCGATCAGGGTTGGCATCCTGCATTCGCTGTCCGGCACGATGGCCATCAGCGAGACCACGCTCAAGGACGCCATGCTGATGCTGATTGCCGAGCAGAACCGCAAGGGCGGGCTGCTTGGCCGCCCGCTTGAAGCCGTGGTGGTTGACCCCGCCTCGAACTGGCCGCTCTTTGCCGAGAAGGCGCGCCAGCTCCTGTCGGTGGACAAGGCATCGGCCGTGTTTGGCTGCTGGACCAGCGTTTCACGCAAGTCGGTGCTGCCGGTGTTCGAGGAACTCAACGGCATCCTGTTCTATCCCGTGCAGTATGAAGGCCAGGAGTGCAGCCGCAACATCTTCTATACCGGCGCTGCCCCCAACCAGCAGGCCATACCGGCGGTGGACTACCTGCTGAGCGAGGACGGCGGCGGGGCGAAGCGTTTCGCGCTGGTGGGCACGGATTACGTCTATCCGCGCACGACCAACCAGATCCTGGTCAATTACCTCAAGGCCAAGGGCATCGCGGAAGCCGATATCATGGTCAACTACACGCCGTTCGGGCAGTCGGACTGGCAGACCATCGTCTCGCAGATCAAGGCCTTCGGCTCGGCGGGCAAGAAAACCGCCGTGGTCTCGACCATCAATGGTGATGCCAACGTGCCGTTCTACAAGGAACTGGGCAATCAGGGCATTTCGGCCACCGACATCCCGGTCATGGCCTTCAGCGTGGGTGAGGAGGAACTGGCCGGCATGGATACCGCCCCGCTGGTGGGCCAGCTTGCCGCGTGGAACTACTTCGAGAGCATCGACACCCCGGCCAATACCGCTTTCATCAAGCAGTGGCATGAATTCACCAAAAACCCCAAGCGCACCACCAACGACCCGATGGAGGCGCATTACATCGGCTTCAATATGTGGGTGCAGGCGGTGACCAAGGCAGGCACCACCGATCATGACAAGGTGATTGACGCGATGATCGGCATCCGCCAGCCCAACCTGACCGGTGGCGTGGCCGAGATGCTGCCCGACCACCATCTGACAAAGCCGGTCTATATTGGCGAGATACAGGATGACGGGCAGTTTTCGGTGGTGTGGAAGACCCCGGCCCTCGTGCCCGGGCAGGCGTGGTCGCCGTGGGTGCCGGAAACGAAAAACCTGATTGGCGACTGGAGCAAGCCCATTGCCTGCGGCAATTACAACACTGCCACCAAGACCTGCCTCGGGCACAGGCATGCATAG
- the urtC gene encoding urea ABC transporter permease subunit UrtC → MNPFSTHAPRSLRGVIWMAMAVVVAAGGLAVASLLPEGNPLHASAFVVSLAGKYLSYAMLALAVDLVWGFAGILTLGHAAFFALGGYAMGMYLMREIGARGVYGNADLPDFMIFLSWKNLPWYWWGSEHFAWAAVLVVAVPGLLAGVFGWLAFRSRVSGVYLSIITQALTYALMLAFFQNGLGFGGNNGLTDFKDILGADLHAPLTRAVLLLVTGLLLAASLLAARFVVGSRFGNLLVAVRDAESRTRFLGYRPEQAKLLVWVFSAMIAGLGGALYVTQVGIINPGEFAPANSIESVIWVAVGGRGTLCGAVLGAILVNLGKTLFTAWLPEFWLYGLGLLFIGTTLFLPNGLMGLWRHARKAPPEEVTPEVADTQGDEA, encoded by the coding sequence ATGAACCCGTTTTCAACCCATGCCCCGCGTTCCCTGCGTGGCGTGATCTGGATGGCGATGGCCGTTGTGGTGGCGGCAGGCGGGCTTGCCGTGGCCAGCCTGCTGCCCGAGGGCAATCCGCTGCACGCCTCGGCCTTCGTGGTGTCGCTGGCGGGTAAATACCTGTCCTATGCCATGCTGGCGCTGGCGGTGGATCTGGTATGGGGGTTTGCGGGCATCCTTACGCTGGGGCATGCCGCGTTCTTCGCGCTGGGGGGGTATGCCATGGGCATGTACCTCATGCGCGAGATCGGGGCGCGGGGCGTTTATGGCAATGCCGACCTGCCGGATTTCATGATCTTCCTCTCATGGAAGAACCTGCCGTGGTACTGGTGGGGGTCGGAGCATTTCGCCTGGGCCGCCGTGCTGGTCGTGGCGGTGCCGGGGCTGCTGGCCGGGGTGTTTGGCTGGCTTGCCTTCCGCTCGCGCGTGTCGGGGGTGTACCTGTCCATCATCACGCAGGCGCTGACCTATGCGCTCATGCTGGCGTTTTTCCAGAACGGTCTGGGCTTTGGCGGCAATAATGGCCTGACCGACTTCAAGGACATTCTGGGCGCTGACCTGCACGCGCCGCTGACCCGCGCCGTGCTGCTGCTGGTGACCGGCCTGCTGCTGGCCGCAAGCCTGCTGGCCGCGCGTTTTGTGGTGGGCAGCCGCTTTGGCAACCTGCTGGTGGCCGTGCGCGATGCCGAAAGCCGCACCCGCTTCCTGGGCTACCGCCCCGAGCAGGCCAAGCTGCTGGTGTGGGTGTTCTCGGCCATGATCGCGGGCCTGGGCGGGGCGCTGTATGTCACGCAGGTAGGCATCATCAACCCCGGTGAGTTCGCGCCCGCCAACTCCATCGAGTCCGTGATCTGGGTGGCGGTGGGGGGGCGTGGCACGCTGTGCGGCGCCGTGCTGGGAGCCATTCTGGTCAATCTGGGCAAGACGCTGTTCACCGCCTGGCTGCCGGAGTTCTGGCTGTATGGGCTGGGGCTGCTGTTCATCGGCACCACGCTGTTCCTGCCCAACGGGCTGATGGGGCTGTGGCGGCATGCCCGCAAGGCCCCACCCGAGGAAGTGACCCCTGAAGTGGCGGATACGCAGGGAGACGAGGCATGA
- a CDS encoding DNA-binding response regulator — MTVPDPSRKSVLVIDDDPAVLGLMDEKLTDGGYTVLLAQSGMAALAVVARTVPDLIMVDALMPGMNGWEVCAALHDDPRLSLVPIIFMTGLTETEHVIRAFEAGAADYVTKPLRLEEVMARIGVRMESAARIRAAHGALDHAGRFLLATSHAGDVLWATPQAGLVLRELSGTDDAGAAMPLPTPLPAPGSVLLRHNVGENELVLTLVGVSGPDELLLRISRQPLFPQRILQDRLGLSAREAEVLLWISRGKTSRDIADILQVSPRTIDKHIEQIYNKTGLSTRAAAAATASRLLQER; from the coding sequence ATGACCGTGCCCGATCCCTCCCGCAAATCCGTTCTTGTCATTGATGATGACCCTGCCGTTCTGGGCCTGATGGACGAAAAACTGACTGATGGCGGCTATACGGTGCTGCTGGCGCAGTCCGGCATGGCTGCGCTTGCCGTAGTGGCGCGCACCGTGCCGGACCTGATCATGGTCGATGCCCTCATGCCCGGCATGAACGGGTGGGAAGTGTGCGCGGCGCTACATGATGACCCGCGCCTGAGCCTGGTGCCCATCATCTTCATGACCGGGCTGACCGAGACCGAGCATGTGATCCGCGCCTTTGAGGCAGGCGCCGCCGATTACGTGACCAAGCCCTTGCGGCTGGAGGAAGTCATGGCCCGCATTGGCGTGCGCATGGAGTCCGCCGCGCGCATCCGCGCGGCTCATGGCGCGCTTGACCATGCGGGCCGCTTCCTTCTGGCCACCAGCCATGCAGGCGATGTGCTGTGGGCTACGCCACAGGCCGGGCTTGTGCTGCGCGAACTGTCAGGCACGGACGATGCGGGCGCGGCCATGCCGTTGCCCACCCCCCTGCCCGCGCCCGGCAGCGTGCTCCTGCGCCATAATGTGGGTGAAAACGAGCTTGTGCTGACCCTTGTGGGCGTAAGCGGCCCGGATGAACTGCTGCTGCGCATAAGCCGGCAGCCGCTTTTCCCCCAGCGCATCCTGCAGGACAGGCTGGGCCTGAGCGCGCGCGAGGCGGAGGTGCTGTTGTGGATCTCGCGCGGCAAGACCAGCCGCGATATTGCCGATATTCTGCAGGTCAGCCCACGCACGATCGACAAGCATATCGAGCAGATTTACAATAAAACCGGCCTGAGCACGCGGGCGGCGGCGGCGGCGACCGCATCGCGCCTGCTGCAGGAGCGCTAG
- the urtE gene encoding urea ABC transporter ATP-binding subunit UrtE gives MLEVNDVHLHYGAAIALRGVSLAAGAGAVTCVLGRNGVGKTSLIRAITGMHATSAGTIMWEGEDITRLAAYDRARRGIATVPQGRDIFPLLSVRENLETGFGLLPRGQRRVPDEIFDLFPVLAKMLDRRGGDLSGGQQQQLAIARALVIRPRLLVLDEPTEGIQPSIIKDIGAIIGMLRDRGDMAIVLVEQYFDFAYELADTIAVLDRGKVVLAGQARDLVAEDVRAYITI, from the coding sequence ATGCTCGAGGTTAACGACGTGCACCTGCATTATGGCGCGGCGATTGCCCTGCGTGGCGTCTCGCTCGCGGCAGGGGCCGGGGCGGTCACCTGCGTGCTGGGCCGCAATGGCGTGGGCAAGACCAGCCTGATCCGCGCCATAACCGGCATGCATGCCACAAGCGCTGGCACGATCATGTGGGAGGGCGAGGACATTACTCGGCTCGCCGCCTATGACCGCGCCCGACGCGGCATTGCCACCGTGCCGCAGGGGCGCGACATCTTTCCGCTGCTCAGCGTGCGCGAAAACCTTGAAACCGGCTTCGGCCTGCTGCCACGCGGGCAGCGCCGGGTGCCTGATGAGATATTCGACCTGTTTCCCGTGCTGGCAAAAATGCTCGACCGGCGGGGCGGCGACCTGTCGGGCGGGCAGCAGCAGCAGCTTGCCATTGCGCGCGCGCTGGTCATCCGCCCGCGCCTGCTGGTGCTTGATGAACCGACCGAGGGCATCCAGCCCAGCATCATCAAGGATATCGGCGCCATCATCGGCATGCTGCGCGACCGGGGCGACATGGCCATCGTGCTGGTAGAGCAGTATTTCGATTTTGCCTATGAACTGGCTGACACGATCGCCGTGCTCGACCGGGGCAAGGTCGTGCTGGCAGGCCAGGCCCGCGACCTCGTGGCGGAGGATGTGCGCGCCTACATCACCATCTGA
- the urtD gene encoding urea ABC transporter ATP-binding protein UrtD, with the protein MTDDLLLDMRDVSVTFDGFRAINNLSLALRPGEMRAIVGPNGAGKTTMMDIITGKTRPDTGTVRFQGRDLTRLDEPAIARLGIGRKFQKPTVFEALSVTENLLLSLKGVRSPFAVLMARRSKGERERIDHLLRLTRLEAMADQPAGGMSHGQKQWLEIGMLMGQEPELLLVDEPVAGMTDAETMATADLLREINRTRSVVVVEHDMDFVRALGVDVTVLHEGSVLAEGTLDAVSADPRVIEVYLGR; encoded by the coding sequence ATGACCGATGACCTGCTGCTCGACATGCGCGATGTGAGCGTGACGTTTGATGGCTTTCGCGCCATCAACAACCTCAGCCTTGCGCTGCGCCCGGGCGAGATGCGCGCCATTGTCGGCCCCAACGGCGCGGGCAAGACAACGATGATGGACATCATCACCGGCAAGACCCGGCCCGATACTGGCACCGTGCGCTTTCAGGGCCGCGATCTGACCCGGCTGGATGAGCCCGCCATCGCCCGGCTGGGCATTGGCCGCAAGTTCCAGAAGCCCACCGTGTTCGAGGCGCTGAGCGTGACCGAGAACCTGCTGCTGTCGCTCAAGGGCGTGCGCTCGCCCTTTGCCGTGCTCATGGCGCGCCGCAGCAAGGGCGAGCGCGAACGCATCGACCACCTCCTGCGCCTGACCCGGCTCGAAGCCATGGCCGATCAGCCCGCAGGCGGCATGAGCCATGGGCAGAAGCAGTGGCTCGAGATTGGCATGCTCATGGGCCAGGAGCCTGAACTGCTTTTGGTGGATGAACCCGTGGCGGGCATGACCGATGCCGAGACCATGGCCACCGCTGACCTGCTGCGCGAGATCAACCGCACCCGCAGCGTGGTGGTGGTGGAGCATGACATGGACTTCGTGCGCGCCCTCGGCGTGGACGTGACGGTGCTGCATGAAGGCAGCGTGCTGGCTGAAGGCACGCTGGATGCGGTCAGCGCCGACCCGCGCGTGATCGAGGTCTATCTTGGGCGCTAA
- the urtB gene encoding urea ABC transporter permease subunit UrtB: MHRVRTACLLAVLWLGAMVLPGHGARADAFADLASPQLAAVTAAISTLATSDDPQAGAALLALGERSLFAAPDGNVYIRHGESVVEARTGQPVASVPEGLKPIRLNNRIRTALAGAQAGRELLAPQPATRLRAADALYARHDPAMLPVVEHALAVEKDATVRTRLTEVRAATILGQPPAPDALAPRLEAVRALAAAGGPEARGILAALAQSDAEAPALRHEAQAAVSRIDWHLRAWGVAQNAFYGLSYGSVLLLAATGLAITFGVMGVINMAHGEMMMIGAYVTWMVQQAIRATVPALEPVVILVAIPVAFVVCGALGIVIERGLIRFLYGRPLETLLATWGLSLILQQAVRSIFGPTNIAVQTPGWLSGSVAVGGMDITLNRLAILVFAGLVLGGLMLVLRRTPLGLQMRAVTQNRRMAALMGIRTPRVDALAFGLGAGLAGLAGVAVSQIDNVSPNLGQSYIIDSFMVVVFGGVGNLWGTLAAALALGMGGKVLEPTIGAVSAKIAILVLVILYIQRHPRGMFPVRGRGVES, translated from the coding sequence ATGCATAGGGTCCGTACCGCCTGCCTGCTGGCGGTGCTGTGGCTTGGGGCCATGGTGCTGCCGGGCCATGGGGCGCGGGCGGATGCCTTTGCCGACCTCGCCAGCCCGCAACTCGCGGCGGTCACGGCGGCGATCTCCACCCTTGCAACATCAGATGACCCGCAGGCAGGGGCTGCGTTGCTGGCACTGGGCGAGCGGAGCCTGTTCGCAGCCCCTGATGGCAACGTCTATATCCGCCACGGGGAGAGCGTGGTGGAGGCCCGCACGGGCCAGCCCGTAGCATCCGTGCCGGAGGGGCTGAAGCCGATCCGCCTGAACAACCGCATCCGCACCGCGCTGGCGGGCGCGCAGGCGGGAAGGGAACTGCTTGCACCCCAGCCCGCAACGCGGCTCAGGGCAGCCGATGCGCTTTACGCCCGGCACGACCCGGCCATGCTGCCGGTGGTCGAGCACGCCCTTGCGGTGGAAAAGGATGCAACCGTGCGCACCCGGCTGACGGAAGTGCGGGCCGCGACCATTCTCGGCCAGCCCCCGGCGCCTGATGCGCTCGCCCCCCGGCTTGAAGCCGTGCGCGCGCTGGCCGCAGCCGGTGGCCCCGAGGCACGTGGCATTCTCGCAGCCCTTGCCCAGTCCGATGCGGAAGCGCCAGCGCTGCGCCATGAGGCGCAGGCCGCCGTATCGCGCATCGACTGGCACCTGCGTGCCTGGGGTGTGGCGCAGAATGCCTTTTATGGCCTGAGCTACGGCTCGGTGCTGCTGCTTGCGGCCACGGGGCTTGCCATCACCTTTGGCGTGATGGGCGTGATCAACATGGCCCATGGCGAGATGATGATGATCGGCGCCTACGTGACGTGGATGGTGCAGCAGGCCATCCGCGCCACCGTGCCCGCGCTGGAGCCGGTGGTCATTCTTGTGGCCATTCCGGTGGCGTTCGTGGTGTGCGGGGCGCTTGGCATCGTGATCGAGCGCGGGCTGATCCGCTTCCTGTATGGTCGCCCGCTTGAAACGCTTCTGGCCACATGGGGCTTGTCGCTCATCTTGCAGCAGGCGGTGCGCTCCATTTTCGGGCCGACCAACATCGCGGTGCAGACGCCGGGCTGGCTTTCGGGCTCGGTTGCGGTGGGTGGCATGGACATTACGCTCAACCGGCTGGCCATCCTTGTCTTTGCGGGGCTGGTGCTTGGCGGGCTGATGCTGGTGCTGCGCCGCACGCCGCTGGGGCTGCAGATGCGTGCCGTGACCCAGAACCGCCGCATGGCGGCCCTGATGGGCATCCGCACGCCACGGGTCGATGCGCTGGCCTTCGGGCTGGGGGCAGGGCTTGCGGGGCTTGCGGGCGTTGCGGTCAGCCAGATTGACAATGTCAGCCCCAATCTCGGGCAGTCCTACATCATCGACAGCTTCATGGTGGTGGTGTTTGGCGGGGTGGGCAACCTGTGGGGCACGCTGGCGGCTGCACTTGCGCTGGGCATGGGCGGCAAGGTGCTGGAGCCGACCATTGGCGCGGTCTCGGCCAAGATCGCCATTCTCGTGCTGGTCATCCTTTACATCCAGCGCCATCCGCGCGGCATGTTTCCCGTGCGCGGGCGGGGAGTTGAATCATGA
- a CDS encoding HoxN/HupN/NixA family nickel/cobalt transporter, with protein MLKEARHGTRAMMCALLLANLAAWAWAMTMLGASPVLLGAAGLAWTFGLRHGLDADHIVAIDVVTRRLMLAGRAPSLVGLFFSLGHSTVVILATLALVVLPAQGWLERWHLVGESFGTLVSAAFMLVAVVANARMAMGQWRALRQPAPLPAGAAPSAGIISRWVGRWIGRSWQMYPLGFLFGLGFDTASEIGLLGMAAVQARHGLGLAGVMAFPLLFTAGMALVDTLDTLLMCRAYGWGMRSGRRRVAYDLGISLVSLVAAVGIGVIELGQGVGPVAGGSLLMRGLMMASDHFAALGAGIVLVFLALWGGAVVVSRMQADRISPT; from the coding sequence ATGCTCAAGGAAGCCCGGCATGGAACACGCGCCATGATGTGCGCCCTGCTGCTGGCCAATCTGGCCGCATGGGCCTGGGCCATGACCATGCTGGGGGCCTCGCCCGTTCTGTTGGGGGCTGCGGGGCTGGCATGGACATTTGGCCTGCGGCACGGGCTTGACGCCGACCATATCGTGGCGATTGACGTGGTGACACGCAGGCTCATGCTGGCAGGGCGCGCGCCTTCGCTGGTGGGGCTGTTCTTCTCGCTTGGTCATTCCACCGTGGTCATTCTGGCCACCCTTGCGCTGGTGGTGCTGCCCGCGCAGGGCTGGCTGGAGCGGTGGCATCTGGTGGGCGAAAGCTTCGGCACGCTGGTCTCGGCGGCTTTCATGCTCGTAGCGGTCGTGGCCAATGCCCGCATGGCCATGGGCCAGTGGCGGGCCCTGCGCCAGCCTGCCCCGTTGCCCGCAGGTGCTGCGCCATCCGCAGGCATTATATCTCGGTGGGTGGGGCGGTGGATTGGCCGGAGCTGGCAGATGTATCCGCTCGGTTTCCTGTTCGGGCTGGGGTTTGATACCGCAAGTGAAATCGGCCTGCTGGGCATGGCGGCGGTTCAGGCCCGGCACGGGCTGGGTCTTGCTGGGGTCATGGCGTTTCCGCTGCTTTTTACGGCAGGCATGGCGCTGGTTGATACGCTCGATACTTTGCTCATGTGCCGTGCCTATGGCTGGGGCATGCGCTCGGGCCGCAGGCGCGTGGCCTATGATCTGGGCATCAGCCTTGTCTCCCTTGTGGCAGCCGTGGGCATTGGCGTGATTGAACTGGGGCAGGGGGTAGGCCCTGTTGCAGGTGGCAGCCTGCTCATGCGGGGGCTGATGATGGCCAGCGACCATTTTGCGGCACTGGGTGCGGGCATCGTGCTGGTTTTTCTGGCCCTGTGGGGCGGTGCCGTTGTAGTCAGCCGCATGCAGGCCGATCGGATATCACCGACCTGA